CGCATCGTGAGCGACAAGCTCGCCAAGGTCCTCGGGCAGCCCATCATCATCGACAACAAGCCCGGCGCGGGCACCACCATCGCGTCGGACCAGGTCGCGCGCGCGGCGCCCGACGGCTACACGCTGCTGCTGGGCAGCGGCAATCTCTACGGCAGCGACAAGCTGCTCTACAAGGCCGTGAAGTACGACGGAGCGAAGAGCTTCGTGCCGATCTCGCGCTGGAGCTCCGCGCCGATGCTGCTCGCGGTCAACAAGGACGTGAGCGCGAAGACCGTGCAGGCGCTGATCGCCGAAGCGCGGCAGAACCCCGGGAAACTGGCGTATTCGTCGTCGGGCACCGGCGTGGTGACGCACCTGGCGGGCCTGTCGTTCGAGAAGGCGGCCGGTGTGACCATGCTCCACGTGCCCTACAAGGGCGGCGCCCCGTCGATCCAGGCGGTTGCCGCCGGCGATGTGCAGCTGACCTTCGGCACGCCGCCCTCGGTGCTGCCGATGGCGCAGGGCCAGAAGCTGCGCGTGCTGGCCGTCACCTCGGGCCAGCGTTCGCCGCTCTTTCCCGATGTGCCGAGCGTCGCCGAGGCCGGCGTGAAGGGCTACGACTACACCTTCTGGTTCGGCCTCTTCGCACCGGCTGGCCTGCCGCCGGAGATGACGCAGAAGTTGTTCGATGCGAGCGTGGCGGCGCTCAACGATCCCGACGTGAAGGCGCGGCTGGAGAAGTCGGGCAATGAGTCGGCGCCGTCGAAGTCGCTCGCCGAATTCCGCACCTGGGCGCTGGCCGAAGGCGCGAAGTCAAAGGAACTCACCGAGCGCTCCGGCGCGACCGTCGAATGACGCCGGGCACATCTGAGGGCACACCGCAGGGCGGCCCGCTGCAGGGCTTCACCGTCATCGACCTGACGCGCGTGCTCGCGGGCCCCTACTGCACGCTGCTGCTCGCCGACCTGGGCGCGCGCGTCATCAAGGTGGAGCAGCCGGGCCTGGGCGACGACGCACGGCAGATCGGCCCGTTCGTGGAGGGCGACTCGGCCTATTTCATGTCGGTCAACCGCAACAAGGAGTCGATCGCGCTGGACCTGAAGGCGCCGGCCGACCGGGCCATCTTCGAGCAGTTGCTGGCCACGGCCGACGTGCTGGTCGAGAACTTCCGGCCCGGCACGATGGAAAAGCTGGGCTACGACTGGCCCACGCTGCACGCGCGCTTTCCGAAACTCGTGTTCACCTCGGTCTCGGGCTTCGGCCAGACGGGCCCCTACAGCAGGCGGCCCGCCTACGACATGGTGGTGCAGGCGATGGGCGGCATCATGAGCCTGACCGGCCACCCCGGCGCGCCGCCGACGCGCGTGGGCGTGTCGATCGGCGACCTGGGCGCCGGCCTCTACGCGGCCATCGGCACGCAGGCCGCGCTGCTGCAGCGCGGACGCACCGGCCTCGGCGATCGGGTGGACGTGGCGATGCTCGATTGCCAGGTCGCGCTGCTCGAGAACGCGATATCGCGCATGGAAGCCGACGGGCGCGCGCCAGGCCCGATCGGCTCGCGGCACCCGTCGATCACGCCGTTCGACGTGTTCCGTGCGGCGGACGGCTGGTTCGTGATCGCGGCGGGCAACGATGCGCTGTTCCAGCGCCTGTGCACGGCACTCGAACTGCCGGCGCTGCTGGACGATGCGCGCTTTGCGACCAACCCCGTGCGCTGCCAGCACCACGAGGCGCTGAAGCAATTGCTGGAGCAGCGCCTGGCCTCCGCACCCTGCGCGCATTGGCAGACGCTCCTGATGGCGCACAACATTCCGACCGGCGAATACAACGACGTCGCCGCGGTGGTGAAAGACCCGCAGGTGCAGGCGCGCGAGATGCTGGTGCACGTGAAGACGCAGGGCGGCCGATCGCTCACGGTGGCGGGCAATCCGGTGCATGTGGGCGGGCACCGCACACAGGTGCTGCGGCAGCCGCCGCGACTGGACCAGGACCGGGATGCGATCCTGGCGAGCCTGGCGCAGGACTAGGCCCTGCCCGGGGGCCGGGTGCAAAATCCGCGCATGCAAAGCATCCGTCCCCGCTTCCGGCTTCTTGTTCTTGCGCTCTTCGGCGCCATGCTGTCGAGCGGCTGCGCCGTGGTCACCGTCGCAGGCACCGCGGTGAGCGTGGGCGCCAGCGCGGTCGGCCTGGCAGCCGACGCGGCCATCGGCACCGCGCGCATCACCGGCAAGGCCGTGGGCGCCGCGGCGGACGCGGTCATTCCGGACAGTAAGTAAGCAACTGGAATTCAGCGCGGCAGGCCCAGTTGCGCGACATGCGCGGGCGTGTGCTGCACCTTTTCCTTGCGCACGAAGGCCGAGCGCAGAGCCGCATGCGGCTCGTTCCGGTCGAAGAAATTGCGGCGCATGTGCGTCAGTTCTTCATCGCGGTACTGCTGCAGCGGCTTCACCGATTCGTCTTCAGCGCGCTTCGCCTGTTTCTTCGCGATCCGGGCGGCCAGGTCGGGCAAGGCCGCGAGCTGGGTGGCCAGCCGCATCACTTCATCGCCCAGTTCTTCCGGTGCGGCTTGCAGCACGCGCTCGGCCATGCCGAGCTCGACCGCGCGCTTCGCGCTCACCGGCAGCGCCGATTGCGTGAGCCGCTCGGCTTCGCTTTCGCCCACGCGGCGCGGCAGGGTGTAGGTCCAGTATTCGGAGCCGTAGAGGCCCATGAGCTTGTAGTGCGGGTTGAGGATGGCGCCGTCCCTGCACCACACCTCATCCGCCGCGAGCGCGAGCATCACGCCGCCGGCCGCCGCATTGCCGCCCAGCGCCGCGACAGTGAGCCGGTCGGTGGTGGTGATCACCGCCTCGACCAGGTCGTTCATCGCGTGGATGTTGGCCCACGATTCCTCGGCCGGATCGGGCGCGGCCTCGATCACGTTGAGGTGGATGCCGTTCGAGAAGAAGTCGCGCAACCCGCCGAGCACCAGCACCGACGTCGTCCGGGTGCGGGCGAAGCGGTAGGCCTCCAGCAGGCGGCGGCATTGCACGCTGCTCATCGCGCCGCCGGGGAACGAGAAGTTCAGCACGCCGACCGCGCCGTGCTCGCTGTAGCGCATGTCGGTCCAGGTGCGGCGGCCGGCCGGCAGCTGCAGCGGCGCGGGCACTTCGGGCAGGCCGGCGGGCAACAGGTCGCCGAGCGCATCGACGGCCGGCAGCTTGAAGCTCGCGAGCCCCGAGCCCGGCGCGCACCAGGGGCGCATCTGCACGATCCAGACCGCGCCGTCCGTCGTGGCGCGGCAGACGGCACCGGCGCGGGTGGCGATCAGCTCGCCGGGCGTGCCGCGCAGTTCGTCTTCGGGATACGCGCCGTGCAGGTACCACTGCGCGCCGAGCAGTTCGTCGAGCACGCCGGGCTGCGAATCGGCGGCGCGAAGCTGGCGCAGCACCGACTCGGTCGATTCGGTGGCCCAGTCGATGCGGCGCTCCGCCTGCTTGAGGAACGGACGCCAGCCCGCCGCGAGATCGGCCACCTTCTGCCGCTTCGGCTTGTACGTGCCCGAGGCGAAGCGCTCGACCGCGAGCAGCACCGCGTCGATGGCCGCATCGGCCACCTCGCCGCGGTAGAGATCACTCTTGCCGGCCAGCGGCGGCACCTTCAGCGGCGACCAGGCCCAGACATCGCCCGCGTCCATCTCGGCGACGGCCGCGAGCACGGTGACGCCCCAGCTTTCGGCGCCGTCCCGCAGCGTCCAGTCGAGCGAGGATGGGCCGCGGTCGCCCGGCGGGCCCGGGTGGACGATCAGGCAGGTGTGGGCGCTCCAGATGTCTTCGGGAATCGCGGTGGTCAGCATCGGCGCCACGATGAGCTCGGGCGCATGCGTGCGCACCGCGTCGCGCAAGGCGTCGTCGTTGCCGAGGGCCAGCTCGACGCCGACGGTGTGGCCGCGGTCCTGGAGTTCGGCCAGAACCCTCTGCGTCAGGCTGTTGAACGCGCTTGCGACAAGCAGGATGTGCATGGACCCGGCTCCCTCGGTAATGTTGGTTTCAAAATGTCAATTAATGTGAAAACTGTATCTGCATCCCTTGTTTTGGATAAGTTGATCGAAAGTACGCATGGTGGCGGCGAGCGCTGTCGAAAGGGCCCTCGGGCCACAATCGGCCACCCATGCCATCCCCGCTGAACCTCACCCGCTTTCGCCCCCGCCTGCTGGACGCGATGGCGGACTACAGCCGGGAGCGTTTCTTCAAGGACCTGGGTGCGGGCGCGACGGTCGGCATCGTGGCGCTGCCGCTGGCCATGGCTTTTGCGATCGCCTCGGGGCTCAAGCCCGAGGCCGGCATCTGGACGGCGATCATTGCGGGCTTCCTGATCTCGCTCCTGGGCGGCTCGGCGGTGCAGATCGGCGGGCCGGCCGGCGCCTTCATCGTGATCGTCTACGGCATCGTCGAGCGCTACGGCGTGGCGAACCTGCTGATCGCGACCGCCTGCGCCGGCGTGCTGCTGTTCGCGGCAGGGCTCTTCGGACTCGGGCGGCTGGTGCGCTTCGTGCCGCTGTCGATCGTGGTGGGCTTCACCAACGGCATCGCGGTGCTGATCCTGCTGTCGCAGCTGAAGGATTTGCTCGGGCTCTCGGTCGAGAAGATGCCGGCCGACGTGTTCTCGCAGCTGCATGCGATGGCGCTGCGGATCGGCACCTTCAACCCCCATGCCTTCGCGCTCGGCGTGGCCTGCGTGGCCGGGCTGGTGCTGTGGCGGCGGCTGCCTCGCCTGCCATTGCACATCGCGCAGACGCGCGCGGTGCAGATGGGCGCGCGCGTGCCGGGGCCGATCGTCGCGCTGGTCACGCTCACGCTGGTGTCATGGGGCTTCGCGCTGCCGGTGGAGACCATCGGCACGCGCTTCGGCGGCATTCCCGAGGGCGCCCCCAGCTTCGCGCTGCCAGATTTCTCCTGGGAGACGGTCAAGCAGCTGGTCACGCCGACGCTCACCATCGCGCTGCTCGGGGCCATCGAGTCGCTGCTGTGTGCGCGCGTGGCCGACCAGATAAGCGGCCAGCCGCGCCATGACCCGAACCAGGAACTGATGGCGCAGGGCATCGCGAACATCGTCACGCCCTTCTTCGGCGGCATGCCGGCCACCGGCACCATCGCGCGCACGGTGACCAACATCCGCTCAGGCGGCAGTTCGCCGATTGCGGGCATCGTGCATGCGGTGACGCTGATGGTCGTGGTGTTGCTGGCCGCGCCGCTCGCGCGCCATGTGCCGCTTGCGGTGCTGGCGGGCATCCTGGTGTTCGTGGGGCTGAACATGGGCGAGTGGCGCGAGTTCACGCCGGGCCAGTTGCGGCACTTCAGCCGGCACTACCGGCTGCTCATGCTCGGCACTTTTTTCCTCACCGTCGTGTTCGACCTGACGGTGGCGGTGCAGGTGGGCATCGTGCTGGCGTGCGCGCTTTTCATCCGGCGCATGAGCGGGCTCTTCAGCGTCGAGCTCGAGACGCTGCAGCCGCCGGTGCTCACCTACCGCATCTACGGCGCGCTGTTCTTCGGCGCGGCCGCCAAGCTCGACGAGGCGGTGAACGCGGCCGAGCGCGCGCCGCGCGGCATGACGGTGGTGCTCGACGCCACGCACCTCATCTACCTGGACGCCACCGGCATCGACGCTCTGCGCCAGCTGCACAGGGCGGTGCTGGCGCGCGACGGGGTGCTGCGGATCGAATCGTTGCAGCCGCAGCCGCGTGAAGTGATCGAGCGTTCGGGGTTTGCGGAAGAGCTGGCGGCCGGAAGGCCGCAGGCCGCTGAAGGCTAGTTCGCCTCGGTCGCCCGGTCCGGCGACGAGCCGCTGCGCACCACGCGCTGGTCATCATTGAGCGTGGCGGTGAACACCATCGGTGAATTCGGCGGCTGCACCCAGCGCCATTCCCATTCGGTCTCGCGCTTGAGCGCATAGGGCGTGACCTTGGCGGGCTTGCCGAGCAGCTTGCGCAGGTCTTCCATCATCATTCCCGGCTGCACCTTGGCGAAGTTCTCGGGCGTGAGCACCTGGCGCAGCGCGCTCATCTTGCCGTCGCGGCCGATGGTGATCATGTAGTTCTTCTGGCCCTGGGGCTGGCGGTTGTATTCGAAGATCCGGCCGCCGTCCGGGGCGTCCCAGATGTTTTCGGGCTGGCCGAACTTGGTGCGCACATCGGCTTCCGTGGCGACGCCTTCTTCGAGTTCAGCGATGCGCTGGTTGTCGCAGCCCGCCAGGCCAATCACCGCCGCCAGCAACGCCGTTGCCATGCCGATCTGCCACTGTTGCCGATGTCCCATGCCGTCCCCGGTAAAATTCAGGCTACAAAGGTCCAGTCTATGTCCATCTTCCGCCGCCCCCACTACTCTTCCGAGATCACCAATTTCATCGAGGAGATGAAAGAAAAGAAGCCGACGCTGGAAGCCGAACAGCGCGCCGGCCGTGCCCTCCTCTGGGACAAGAACCTCGACCGCGGCCTGCTCGAGGAATACGGCGAAGCCCGCGTGCCGCAGCAGCCGTACGTCTACCAGACCCAAGTCAAGTAAATGGTGCCAATTCGGCATCCGTTGCCCGTCCGCATTGCGTCGACAGCTATTGAATTGATAGCGCTCGCCCAATGAGCAGAGACGAGGACAACGACACGCCGGTGATGGCGATGCCCGAGGTGGTCGACCAGGTCGCGCTCGCCAGGCTCTATGGCGAGCCGCTGTTCGCGATGCCCAAGGACCTGTACATCCCGCCCGAGGCGTTGCAGGTCTTTCTCGAGGCTTTCGAAGGTCCGCTGGACTTGCTGCTGTACCTGATCCGGAAGCAGAACTTCAACATCCTCGACATCCCGATGGCGGGGCTCACGCGGCAATACCTGAGCTACGTCGACGAGATCCGCCAGACGAATCTCGAACTCGCGGCCGAATATCTGCTGATGGCCGCGATGCTGATCGAGATCAAGTCGCGCATGCTGCTGCCGCCCAAGAAGGTGGCCGAGGGCGAAGAGGCCGAAGACCCGCGCGCCGAACTCGTGCGCCGCCTGCTCGAATACGAGCAGACCAAGCTGCAGGCCGCCGCCATCAGCGCGATGCCGACCTACGGCCGCGACTTCTGGAAGGGGCAGGTCTACATCGAGCAGTCGCTCAAGCCGCGCTTTCCCGACGTGAACGTGATCGACCTGCGCGATGCCTGGGCCGACATCATGAAGCGCGCCAAGCTCGTGCAGCACCACAAGATCTCACGCGAAGAGCTCAACGTGCGCGAGCACATGAGCATCGTGCTGCGCCACCTGCAGGGGCAGCGCTTCGTGGAGTTCGAGAAACTCTTCGACGTGTCGCGCGGCGCGCCCGTGCTGATCGTCACCTTCATCGCAATGCTCGAGCTCGCGAAGGAAACGCTGATCGACATCACGCAGGCGGAAGCCTTCGCGCCGATCTACGTTCGCCTGGCCTATTCGCCAGCCTGACCCCACCACCGAAGATTTCGCCGTGCTCGATTTCGACGTCCTCATCGTCGGCAGCGGCCTCGCCGGCCTCTCCGCCGCGCTGCACCTGGCGCCCACGCACCGCGTGGCGGTGCTCACCAAGCGCGCGCTGAACGACGGCTCCAGCGCCTGGGCGCAGGGCGGCATCGCGGCGGTGCTGGCCGCGGGCGACAGCTTCGACGCGCATGTGGAAGACACGCTCATCGCCGGCGCGGGCCTGTGCGACCCCGAGGCCACGCGCTTCGTCGTCGAGCACGCACCCGAGGCCATCGGCTGGCTGCGCGAACTGGGCGTGCCGTTCTCGGAAGAAGGCGGCGACCTGCACCTGACGCGCGAAGGCGGCCACAGCCAGCGCCGCATCGTGCATGTGACCGACGCCACCGGCGCGGCCGTGCAGCAGGTGCTGATCGAACGGGTGCGGCGCACGCCGAACATCACGCTGTTCGAGCACCACACGCTGGTCGACCTGGTCACCGGCACCAAGCTCGGACTGAAAGACCCGGCCTGCGTGGGCCTCTACGCGCTGGACGACGCCACCGGCGAGGTGCTCGCCTTCCGCGCGCCGCACACCATCCTGGCGACGGGCGGCGCGGGCAAGGTCTACCTCTACACGACCAACCCCGACACGGCCACGGGCGACGGCATTGCCGCGGCATGGCGCGCGGGCTGCCGGGTGTCGAACATGGAGTTCATCCAGTTCCACCCGACGTGTCTCTACCACCCGCATGCCAAGTCGTTCCTGATCAGCGAGGCAGTGCGCGGCGAAGGCGGCCTGCTGAAGTTGCCCGACGGCACGCGCTTCATGCCGAAACATGACGAGCGCGCCGAACTCGCACCGCGCGACGTGGTGGCCCGCGCCATCGACTTCGAGATGAAGAAGCACGGGCTGGACTGCGTGTACCTCGACATCTCGCACCAGCCCGCGGCGTTCCTGAAGGAACACTTCCCCAACATCCTCGCGCGTTGCGCCGAGCTGGGC
This region of Variovorax sp. RKNM96 genomic DNA includes:
- a CDS encoding tripartite tricarboxylate transporter substrate binding protein produces the protein MNPLRAIAFAAAALLAPAGAFADTYPSRPITLVVGFPAGGGADTVARIVSDKLAKVLGQPIIIDNKPGAGTTIASDQVARAAPDGYTLLLGSGNLYGSDKLLYKAVKYDGAKSFVPISRWSSAPMLLAVNKDVSAKTVQALIAEARQNPGKLAYSSSGTGVVTHLAGLSFEKAAGVTMLHVPYKGGAPSIQAVAAGDVQLTFGTPPSVLPMAQGQKLRVLAVTSGQRSPLFPDVPSVAEAGVKGYDYTFWFGLFAPAGLPPEMTQKLFDASVAALNDPDVKARLEKSGNESAPSKSLAEFRTWALAEGAKSKELTERSGATVE
- a CDS encoding CoA transferase gives rise to the protein MTPGTSEGTPQGGPLQGFTVIDLTRVLAGPYCTLLLADLGARVIKVEQPGLGDDARQIGPFVEGDSAYFMSVNRNKESIALDLKAPADRAIFEQLLATADVLVENFRPGTMEKLGYDWPTLHARFPKLVFTSVSGFGQTGPYSRRPAYDMVVQAMGGIMSLTGHPGAPPTRVGVSIGDLGAGLYAAIGTQAALLQRGRTGLGDRVDVAMLDCQVALLENAISRMEADGRAPGPIGSRHPSITPFDVFRAADGWFVIAAGNDALFQRLCTALELPALLDDARFATNPVRCQHHEALKQLLEQRLASAPCAHWQTLLMAHNIPTGEYNDVAAVVKDPQVQAREMLVHVKTQGGRSLTVAGNPVHVGGHRTQVLRQPPRLDQDRDAILASLAQD
- a CDS encoding enoyl-CoA hydratase-related protein; this translates as MHILLVASAFNSLTQRVLAELQDRGHTVGVELALGNDDALRDAVRTHAPELIVAPMLTTAIPEDIWSAHTCLIVHPGPPGDRGPSSLDWTLRDGAESWGVTVLAAVAEMDAGDVWAWSPLKVPPLAGKSDLYRGEVADAAIDAVLLAVERFASGTYKPKRQKVADLAAGWRPFLKQAERRIDWATESTESVLRQLRAADSQPGVLDELLGAQWYLHGAYPEDELRGTPGELIATRAGAVCRATTDGAVWIVQMRPWCAPGSGLASFKLPAVDALGDLLPAGLPEVPAPLQLPAGRRTWTDMRYSEHGAVGVLNFSFPGGAMSSVQCRRLLEAYRFARTRTTSVLVLGGLRDFFSNGIHLNVIEAAPDPAEESWANIHAMNDLVEAVITTTDRLTVAALGGNAAAGGVMLALAADEVWCRDGAILNPHYKLMGLYGSEYWTYTLPRRVGESEAERLTQSALPVSAKRAVELGMAERVLQAAPEELGDEVMRLATQLAALPDLAARIAKKQAKRAEDESVKPLQQYRDEELTHMRRNFFDRNEPHAALRSAFVRKEKVQHTPAHVAQLGLPR
- a CDS encoding SulP family inorganic anion transporter, which gives rise to MPSPLNLTRFRPRLLDAMADYSRERFFKDLGAGATVGIVALPLAMAFAIASGLKPEAGIWTAIIAGFLISLLGGSAVQIGGPAGAFIVIVYGIVERYGVANLLIATACAGVLLFAAGLFGLGRLVRFVPLSIVVGFTNGIAVLILLSQLKDLLGLSVEKMPADVFSQLHAMALRIGTFNPHAFALGVACVAGLVLWRRLPRLPLHIAQTRAVQMGARVPGPIVALVTLTLVSWGFALPVETIGTRFGGIPEGAPSFALPDFSWETVKQLVTPTLTIALLGAIESLLCARVADQISGQPRHDPNQELMAQGIANIVTPFFGGMPATGTIARTVTNIRSGGSSPIAGIVHAVTLMVVVLLAAPLARHVPLAVLAGILVFVGLNMGEWREFTPGQLRHFSRHYRLLMLGTFFLTVVFDLTVAVQVGIVLACALFIRRMSGLFSVELETLQPPVLTYRIYGALFFGAAAKLDEAVNAAERAPRGMTVVLDATHLIYLDATGIDALRQLHRAVLARDGVLRIESLQPQPREVIERSGFAEELAAGRPQAAEG
- a CDS encoding outer membrane protein assembly factor BamE produces the protein MATALLAAVIGLAGCDNQRIAELEEGVATEADVRTKFGQPENIWDAPDGGRIFEYNRQPQGQKNYMITIGRDGKMSALRQVLTPENFAKVQPGMMMEDLRKLLGKPAKVTPYALKRETEWEWRWVQPPNSPMVFTATLNDDQRVVRSGSSPDRATEAN
- a CDS encoding DUF3460 family protein, whose amino-acid sequence is MSIFRRPHYSSEITNFIEEMKEKKPTLEAEQRAGRALLWDKNLDRGLLEEYGEARVPQQPYVYQTQVK
- a CDS encoding ScpA family protein, translated to MSRDEDNDTPVMAMPEVVDQVALARLYGEPLFAMPKDLYIPPEALQVFLEAFEGPLDLLLYLIRKQNFNILDIPMAGLTRQYLSYVDEIRQTNLELAAEYLLMAAMLIEIKSRMLLPPKKVAEGEEAEDPRAELVRRLLEYEQTKLQAAAISAMPTYGRDFWKGQVYIEQSLKPRFPDVNVIDLRDAWADIMKRAKLVQHHKISREELNVREHMSIVLRHLQGQRFVEFEKLFDVSRGAPVLIVTFIAMLELAKETLIDITQAEAFAPIYVRLAYSPA
- the nadB gene encoding L-aspartate oxidase codes for the protein MLDFDVLIVGSGLAGLSAALHLAPTHRVAVLTKRALNDGSSAWAQGGIAAVLAAGDSFDAHVEDTLIAGAGLCDPEATRFVVEHAPEAIGWLRELGVPFSEEGGDLHLTREGGHSQRRIVHVTDATGAAVQQVLIERVRRTPNITLFEHHTLVDLVTGTKLGLKDPACVGLYALDDATGEVLAFRAPHTILATGGAGKVYLYTTNPDTATGDGIAAAWRAGCRVSNMEFIQFHPTCLYHPHAKSFLISEAVRGEGGLLKLPDGTRFMPKHDERAELAPRDVVARAIDFEMKKHGLDCVYLDISHQPAAFLKEHFPNILARCAELGIDITREPIPVVPAAHYTCGGVLSDLAGRTDVPGLYAIGETACTGLHGANRLASNSLVECMVFARAAAGAIAGAPGHDSVAFPAWDESRVTDADEAVVISHNWDELRRFMWDYVGIVRTNKRLERASHRIALLQAEIQEFYANFHVTRDLLELRNLVQVAELIVRSAQARHESRGLHFSRDYPSLAEPTAPTVLVPSAD